A genomic region of Streptomyces diastaticus subsp. diastaticus contains the following coding sequences:
- a CDS encoding alpha/beta fold hydrolase has protein sequence MSKPPTFVPPACARAERLVTERGEFAVLDARPAGAVRGTALLLPGYTGSKEDFIALLEPLAEAGFRVVAVDGRGQYETAGPEDEAAYARAELARDVLAQAAAVRGPGRVHLLGHSLGGQIARAAVLRDAEPFCSLTLLSSGPAEVSEEQRQRIELLTAAMAAMDMGQVWDAMQALTTPEDLAEPDEDEVRAEAALRARWLGHSPAQLTATGRQLRTEPDLVAELAACGVPVQVVSGERDDTWPVELLDDMARRLTAARVVVPGAEHSPNTDNPADTARALAGFWAAHG, from the coding sequence ATGAGTAAGCCGCCCACCTTCGTCCCGCCCGCCTGCGCCCGCGCCGAGAGGCTCGTCACGGAGCGCGGGGAGTTCGCCGTACTGGACGCGCGCCCTGCGGGGGCGGTGCGGGGCACGGCTTTGCTGCTGCCCGGGTACACCGGCAGCAAGGAGGACTTCATCGCGCTGCTGGAACCGCTGGCCGAGGCGGGGTTCCGGGTGGTCGCGGTGGACGGGCGGGGGCAGTACGAGACGGCCGGACCCGAGGACGAGGCGGCGTACGCGCGGGCGGAGCTGGCCCGGGACGTGCTGGCGCAGGCGGCGGCGGTGCGCGGGCCGGGCAGGGTGCACCTGCTGGGGCACTCGCTGGGCGGGCAGATCGCGCGGGCGGCGGTGCTGCGGGACGCCGAGCCGTTCTGCTCGCTGACGCTGCTGTCCTCCGGACCCGCCGAGGTGTCCGAGGAGCAGCGGCAGCGCATCGAGCTGCTGACGGCGGCGATGGCCGCGATGGACATGGGGCAGGTCTGGGACGCGATGCAGGCGCTGACCACCCCGGAGGACCTGGCCGAGCCGGACGAGGACGAGGTGCGGGCCGAGGCGGCGCTGCGCGCCCGCTGGCTGGGGCACTCCCCCGCGCAGCTCACCGCGACCGGCCGCCAGCTGCGGACCGAGCCGGACCTGGTGGCGGAGCTGGCCGCGTGCGGGGTGCCGGTCCAGGTGGTCTCGGGCGAGCGCGACGACACCTGGCCGGTGGAGCTGTTGGACGACATGGCCCGTCGGCTGACGGCGGCCCGTGTGGTGGTCCCGGGCGCCGAGCACTCCCCCAACACCGACAACCCGGCGGACACGGCACGCGCCCTGGCCGGATTCTGGGCCGCCCACGGGTAG
- a CDS encoding NYN domain-containing protein: MLNDDDLTALHARIDRTNELLERMLVEVAKTPSTHAVFVDAGYLYAAAGRLVTGTEERGAFDLDAEGLIDALIDRARQIFADSRLLRVYWYDGARRRIHTAEQLAIAALPDVKVRLGNLNANNQQKGVDSLIRGDLESLARHRALSDAVLLGGDEDLVSAVESAQGHGARVHLWGIEAPEGRNQADPLLWEVDTQRTLDLAFFQPYLTRRATTPSYDATGTVRPTRDDVRFTGARVAAQWLAERGRTALIDLLPGHPYLPAADDQALLVEAERQLAYSLRGQSDLRRALRDGFWDHLRTQY, encoded by the coding sequence GTGCTGAACGACGACGACCTGACCGCGCTCCACGCCCGCATCGACCGCACCAACGAACTCCTGGAACGCATGCTGGTGGAGGTGGCGAAGACCCCCTCCACCCACGCCGTCTTCGTCGACGCCGGATACCTCTACGCCGCCGCCGGACGCCTGGTCACCGGTACCGAGGAGCGCGGCGCCTTCGACCTCGACGCCGAGGGGCTCATCGACGCCCTCATCGACCGGGCCCGCCAGATCTTCGCCGACAGCCGGCTGCTGCGCGTCTACTGGTACGACGGTGCCCGCCGCCGCATCCACACCGCCGAGCAACTCGCCATCGCCGCCCTGCCCGACGTCAAGGTGCGCCTCGGCAACCTCAACGCCAACAACCAGCAGAAGGGCGTCGACTCCCTCATCCGCGGTGACCTCGAATCCCTCGCCCGCCACCGCGCCCTCAGCGACGCCGTCCTCCTCGGGGGTGACGAGGACCTGGTCTCCGCCGTCGAGTCGGCCCAGGGACACGGCGCCCGCGTCCACCTGTGGGGCATCGAGGCTCCCGAGGGCCGCAACCAGGCCGACCCGCTCCTGTGGGAGGTCGACACCCAGCGCACCCTCGACCTCGCCTTCTTCCAGCCGTACCTGACGCGCCGCGCCACCACTCCCTCGTACGACGCCACCGGCACCGTGCGCCCCACCCGCGACGACGTGCGCTTCACCGGCGCCCGCGTCGCCGCCCAGTGGCTCGCCGAACGAGGCCGCACCGCCCTGATCGACCTGCTCCCGGGCCATCCCTACCTGCCCGCCGCCGACGACCAGGCCCTGCTCGTCGAGGCCGAACGCCAGCTCGCGTACTCGCTGCGCGGCCAGTCAGACCTGCGCCGCGCCCTGCGCGACGGCTTCTGGGACCACCTGCGCACGCAGTACTGA
- a CDS encoding MarC family protein, with the protein MFDVAVFASLFVTLFVIMDPPGIMPIFLALTAGRPAKVQRKMAFQAVCVAFGVIAVFGVLGHQILAYLHVSVPALMIAGGLLLLLIALDLLTGKTEEPQQTKDVNVALVPLGMPLLAGPGAIVSVILAVQDADGASGQISVWAAIVAMHVVLWLTMRYSLLIIRVIKDGGVVLVTRLAGMMLSALAVQQIINGVTQVVQGA; encoded by the coding sequence GTGTTCGACGTCGCCGTATTCGCCTCCCTCTTCGTCACCCTCTTCGTGATCATGGACCCGCCGGGGATCATGCCGATCTTCCTGGCGCTCACCGCGGGACGCCCCGCCAAGGTGCAGCGGAAGATGGCCTTCCAGGCCGTCTGCGTCGCCTTCGGCGTCATCGCCGTCTTCGGCGTGCTGGGCCACCAGATCCTCGCCTACCTGCACGTCTCGGTACCGGCGCTGATGATCGCCGGCGGCCTTCTGCTCCTGCTCATCGCGCTCGACCTGCTCACCGGCAAGACCGAGGAGCCGCAGCAGACCAAGGACGTCAACGTCGCCCTCGTCCCCCTCGGAATGCCGCTGCTGGCCGGGCCGGGTGCCATCGTCTCGGTGATCCTCGCCGTCCAGGACGCCGACGGCGCCTCGGGGCAGATCTCCGTCTGGGCGGCCATCGTCGCCATGCACGTGGTGCTCTGGCTGACGATGCGGTACTCCCTGCTGATCATCCGCGTCATCAAGGACGGCGGTGTGGTCCTGGTGACCCGGCTGGCGGGCATGATGCTGTCCGCCCTCGCGGTGCAGCAGATCATCAACGGCGTCACCCAGGTCGTCCAGGGCGCCTGA
- a CDS encoding PHP domain-containing protein: MRIDLHTHSTASDGTDTPAALVRAAAAQGLDVVALTDHDTTRGHAEAAAALPEKLTLVPGAELSCRLTGPEGPVGVHMLAYLFDPAEPELLRRRELVRDDRVPRARAMVGRLRALGVDVTWEQVARIAGDGSVGRPHLAEALVELGVVDSVSAAFTEEWLADGGRAYAPKYELDPFEAVRLVKAAGGVTVLAHPFAAKRGRVVPEEAVARLAEAGLDGVEADHAEHDAAGRARVRALAADLGLLVTGSSDYHGTRKDIALGAHTTDPEIYGEITRRATGAFPVPGAGGSPRT, from the coding sequence GTGCGTATCGATCTGCACACCCACTCCACGGCGTCGGACGGTACGGACACCCCCGCGGCCCTCGTCCGCGCGGCGGCCGCGCAAGGACTGGACGTCGTCGCCCTCACCGACCACGACACGACGCGCGGCCACGCCGAGGCGGCGGCCGCGCTCCCCGAGAAGCTCACCCTGGTCCCGGGCGCCGAACTCTCCTGCCGCCTCACCGGGCCCGAGGGCCCCGTCGGCGTGCACATGCTGGCCTACCTCTTCGATCCGGCCGAGCCGGAGCTGCTGCGCCGGCGCGAGCTGGTCCGCGACGACCGCGTCCCGCGCGCCCGCGCCATGGTCGGCAGACTCCGCGCCCTCGGCGTCGACGTGACCTGGGAACAGGTCGCCCGCATCGCCGGCGACGGCTCGGTCGGCCGCCCGCACCTCGCCGAGGCCCTGGTCGAGCTGGGCGTGGTCGACTCCGTCTCGGCCGCGTTCACCGAGGAGTGGCTGGCCGACGGCGGCCGGGCGTACGCCCCCAAGTACGAGCTGGACCCCTTCGAGGCCGTCCGCCTGGTCAAGGCGGCCGGCGGCGTCACGGTCCTGGCCCACCCCTTCGCCGCCAAGCGCGGCCGCGTGGTGCCCGAGGAGGCCGTCGCCCGACTCGCCGAGGCCGGCCTCGACGGCGTGGAGGCCGACCACGCGGAGCACGACGCGGCCGGCCGCGCCCGGGTGCGCGCCCTCGCCGCCGATCTCGGCCTGCTCGTCACCGGCTCCAGCGACTACCACGGCACCCGCAAGGACATCGCCCTCGGCGCCCACACCACCGACCCCGAGATCTACGGGGAGATCACCCGCCGGGCCACCGGGGCGTTCCCGGTCCCGGGTGCGGGTGGATCCCCCCGCACCTGA
- a CDS encoding MFS transporter: MRSRTSAPDPLTAGAERPSLLRQPMAVWATAGASVVAFMGIGLVDPILPSIARGLDADASQVSLLFTSYFLITAVAMLVTGFVSSRIGGRRTLLLGLALVVVFAALSGTSGSVGELVGFRAGWGLGNALFVSTSLAVIVGAAAGGSAAAILLYESALGLGMACGPLLGAVLGDASWRYPFFGTAALMAVGFLAITALLKEQPKPARRTSLLDPLKALGHGGLASVAASAFFYNYTFFTVLAFTPFVLNMTPYRSGAVFFAWGLLLAVFSVLVAPRLQRRFGSLKVLGGSLLLLAVDVLVLGYGDHTAAVACTVLTGAFIGVNNTVYTELALGVSDAPRPVASAGYNFVRWFAAAAAPFLAPKIAEWTDPHVPFVVAAVTAVLGAGVVRVRRRSLAEEAVEEQPRHAVEDGVAAFAE, encoded by the coding sequence ATGCGGAGCAGGACCTCGGCCCCAGATCCCCTCACCGCCGGCGCGGAACGCCCCTCGCTGCTGCGTCAGCCCATGGCTGTCTGGGCCACGGCCGGCGCCTCGGTGGTCGCCTTCATGGGGATCGGGCTCGTCGACCCGATCCTCCCCTCGATAGCCCGCGGGCTGGACGCCGACGCCTCCCAGGTGTCCCTGCTGTTCACCTCGTACTTCCTGATCACCGCCGTGGCGATGCTGGTCACCGGCTTCGTCTCCAGCCGGATCGGCGGCCGGAGGACCCTGCTGCTCGGTCTCGCGCTGGTCGTGGTCTTCGCCGCGCTCTCCGGCACCTCCGGCTCGGTCGGCGAGCTGGTCGGCTTCCGGGCCGGCTGGGGCCTGGGCAACGCCCTCTTCGTCTCGACCTCGCTCGCCGTCATCGTCGGCGCGGCGGCCGGCGGCAGCGCCGCGGCGATCCTGCTCTACGAGTCGGCGCTCGGCCTCGGCATGGCCTGCGGTCCACTGCTCGGTGCCGTCCTCGGCGACGCGAGCTGGCGCTACCCGTTCTTCGGCACGGCCGCGCTGATGGCCGTCGGCTTCCTCGCCATCACCGCCCTGTTGAAGGAACAGCCGAAGCCCGCCCGCAGGACGAGCCTGCTGGACCCGCTGAAGGCGCTGGGCCACGGCGGCCTCGCCTCGGTCGCCGCCTCGGCGTTCTTCTACAACTACACGTTCTTCACGGTGCTGGCCTTCACCCCGTTCGTGCTGAACATGACGCCGTACAGGTCCGGCGCCGTCTTCTTCGCCTGGGGTCTGCTGCTCGCCGTCTTCTCGGTGCTGGTCGCACCGCGCCTCCAGCGGCGGTTCGGCTCGCTGAAGGTGCTGGGCGGCTCCCTGCTGCTGCTCGCGGTGGACGTGCTGGTCCTCGGCTACGGCGACCACACCGCGGCCGTCGCCTGCACCGTCCTGACCGGCGCCTTCATCGGCGTCAACAACACCGTCTACACCGAGCTGGCGCTGGGCGTCTCGGACGCGCCCCGGCCGGTGGCGAGCGCCGGGTACAACTTCGTGCGCTGGTTCGCGGCGGCGGCCGCCCCGTTCCTCGCCCCGAAGATCGCGGAGTGGACCGACCCGCACGTCCCGTTCGTGGTCGCGGCGGTCACCGCCGTCCTCGGCGCGGGCGTCGTACGGGTACGGCGCCGCTCGCTCGCCGAGGAGGCCGTGGAGGAGCAGCCGCGCCACGCCGTGGAGGACGGGGTCGCCGCCTTCGCCGAGTGA
- a CDS encoding suppressor of fused domain protein, translating to MADVLPLVEARLRSALGEPDARAAITFLGTDRVEVLRFLDAGASGPATAADRPLVRYATLGMSAQPMADPTATLADPVKGPRAELVLTVAAGLADTDKVLRPLAVLAASPQVEGVIVTPGASLDVGEPLWPGAPFSSVLVAEPGGLVEDLELDAPMEPVRFLPLLPMTPNEAAWKRVHGAQALQERWLTHETDLRDPHRNSVPLD from the coding sequence ATGGCTGATGTACTCCCGCTGGTCGAGGCCCGGCTGCGCAGCGCGCTCGGCGAGCCGGACGCCCGCGCCGCGATCACCTTCCTCGGCACCGACCGCGTCGAGGTGCTGCGCTTCCTCGACGCGGGTGCCTCCGGACCCGCCACCGCGGCCGACCGGCCGCTGGTGCGGTACGCCACCCTCGGCATGTCCGCCCAGCCGATGGCCGACCCCACGGCGACCCTCGCCGACCCCGTCAAGGGACCCCGCGCGGAACTGGTGCTCACGGTGGCCGCCGGGCTCGCCGACACCGACAAGGTGCTCCGCCCGCTGGCGGTGCTGGCCGCCTCCCCGCAGGTGGAAGGGGTGATCGTGACCCCCGGCGCCTCGCTGGACGTGGGTGAGCCGCTCTGGCCGGGGGCGCCCTTCAGCTCCGTCCTGGTCGCCGAGCCCGGCGGGCTGGTCGAGGACCTGGAGCTGGACGCCCCGATGGAACCGGTCCGCTTCCTGCCGCTGCTGCCGATGACGCCCAACGAGGCCGCCTGGAAGCGGGTGCACGGTGCGCAGGCCCTCCAGGAGCGCTGGCTCACCCACGAGACCGACCTGCGCGACCCGCACCGGAACTCGGTGCCGCTGGACTGA